A part of Aegilops tauschii subsp. strangulata cultivar AL8/78 chromosome 2, Aet v6.0, whole genome shotgun sequence genomic DNA contains:
- the LOC109777934 gene encoding UPF0481 protein At3g47200, with protein MQVPYDYQYQLAVADYWEGRATMEPNVWVPALPLQMTVAAPASNTDLVVSSSEQQELKLVEKGTDYQYECSNPIEDFEKAARAFEDNLQQMETKMHLFPPSMEELSKYSKPKVVSIGPYHHGSNEAIQQMESTKYAAACHFIKESRRPVEEVYGAVFAVAVEARSYYDADRLRDLSDNDFKPMMFYDGCFLLQYMLFLCRDNGDEEKPTAEVDQWLYNAFSSIDRRIFSDIVLLENQLPWVVVQKLKDFMPRPGLDMETVLGRVKHSLQARRHLKFDAPKLDDSYVPPHLLGYLRFYIVGSTDDTSSTSRTPVPEITLSEKVKKLSMSVSVIELAEMGIKLRADDATAELKKMRITNEWFTGKLFLPPVSLDDANARFLVNMAALELCITPDFRVAHDTRSTVCSYLSLLGMVTDNDTDVQELRNKLILQGGGGLTNGDALKLFTGLEKYLRPGNCYDNIIIAIENYRSHRRLRIKVYRFCYRNRTAIIATVSAIAGLAGFLGTLKSFQ; from the coding sequence ATGCAGGTACCTTACGACTATCAGTATCAGCTGGCCGTGGCTGACTACTGGGAGGGGAGGGCGACCATGGAACCAAATGTATGGGTTCCTGCGCTCCCTTTGCAGATGACAGTTGCTGCTCCTGCTAGCAACACTGATCTGGTCGTCAGCTCCAGCGAacagcaggagctgaagctggtcGAGAAGGGTACTGATTATCAGTATGAGTGCAGCAATCCTATTGAAGACTTCGAGAAAGCAGCACGAGCATTTGAGGATAATCTTCAGCAGATGGAAACGAAGATGCACCTGTTCCCTCCAAGCATGGAAGAACTCTCCAAGTACTCCAAACCCAAGGTGGTGTCCATCGGTCCGTACCACCACGGCTCGAACGAAGCCATCCAGCAGATGGAGAGCACCAAGTACGCGGCCGCCTGCCACTTCATCAAGGAATCGCGGCGCCCCGTTGAGGAGGTGTATGGGGCGGTCTTCGCGGTGGCCGTTGAAGCCCGCAGCTACTACGACGCGGACAGGCTGCGGGATCTCAGCGACAACGACTTCAAGCCTATGATGTTCTATGATGGCTGCTTCCTGCTGCAGTATATGCTATTTTTGTGCAGAGACAACGGCGACGAAGAGAAGCCGACAGCTGAGGTGGATCAGTGGCTGTACAATGCTTTCAGCTCCATCGACCGCCGCATCTTCAGTGACATTGTGCTGCTTGAGAACCAGCTCCCCTGGGTGGTGGTTCAAAAGCTCAAGGACTTCATGCCCCGGCCTGGCCTGGACATGGAAACGGTCCTTGGACGCGTGAAACATTCTCTGCAAGCGCGGCGGCATCTTAAATTCGATGCTCCTAAATTGGACGATAGCTACGTACCGCCGCATCTCCTTGGCTACCTACGATTCTATATTGTAGGAAGCACCGACGACACTAGTAGTACTAGTCGTACCCCAGTGCCCGAGATCACCCTATCTGAAAAGGTCAAGAAACTATCAATGTCTGTCAGCGTCATCGAGCTTGCAGAGATGGGCATCAAGCTCAGAGCCGACGATGCTACAGCAGAGCTAAAGAAGATGCGCATCACCAACGAGTGGTTCACCGGCAAGCTCTTCTTGCCTCCGGTGTCCCTCGACGATGCCAACGCACGGTTCCTCGTCAACATGGCAGCTTTGgaactgtgcatcaccccagaTTTCCGTGTAGCTCATGATACACGGTCTACTGTCTGCTCCTACCTCAGCCTTCTGGGGATGGTCACCGACAATGATACTGATGTGCAGGAGCTGCGAAATAAGCTTATACTGCAAGGAGGAGGAGGCCTCACCAACGGGGACGCACTCAAGCTGTTCACCGGGCTTGAGAAGTACCTGCGCCCCGGGAACTGCTATGACAACATCATTATAGCGATTGAAAACTACAGGTCCCATAGGCGGTTGCGGATCAAGGTGTACAGGTTCTGTTACAGGAACCGCACGGCCATCATCGCCACGGTGTCCGCCATTGCTGGACTTGCAGGTTTCCTCGGGACGCTCAAGTCTTTCCAGTAA
- the LOC141041230 gene encoding F-box/LRR-repeat protein At3g26922-like, whose amino-acid sequence MATDGQADRLSSLPDDLLYHVLSFLPAHEVVPTCVLARRWRHLWRFAPALRITGVKGCNNAEWFVNFVHSLLLLRDPRTQLDSFEIDLDDGDFDFKEFLPANEEHVNRWFRHAVMCGPRVLALRTTDGIYMYEDDYQPMMLSNVPLISQHLTRLELEMVDVYSSTLDLSGCPALVHLKIDDSDIDGNITSPSLQHLSINLSYFRTGPFRTRIRTPNLVSLELIDVMRRAPVLVENMPLLVSASVILSSHCVDSCSKNDCGDCNDLQCYGCHSSERGADDRRGESVLFEGLAEVQQLELSVDPKVFIVNRDFKLSPTFSKLKTLLLSKWCPGIAGDLNILSCFLKHSPIMEKLTLHLSEVPKVPVETQRSYTPPDQPLECSHLKIVEIRCDEVDERAQRFLIS is encoded by the exons ATGGCGACCGACGGGCAGGCCGACCGCCTCAGCTCCCTCCCCGACGACCTCCTCTACCACGTACTCTCCTTCCTCCCGGCGCACGAAGTGGTGCCGACGTGCGTGCTCGCGCGGCGCTGGCGCCACCTCTGGAGATTCGCGCCTGCACTGCGCATCACCGGCGTCAAGGGGTGCAACAACGCGGAGTGGTTCGTCAACTTCGTCCACAGCCTGCTCCTCCTCCGCGACCCCCGCACCCAGCTAGACTCCTTCGAGATCGACCTCGACGACGGCGACTTCGATTTCAAGGAGTTCCTGCCCGCCAACGAGGAGCACGTGAACCGGTGGTTCCGGCACGCCGTGATGTGCGGACCCAGGGTGCTGGCGCTGCGCACCACCGATGGCATCTACATGTACGAGGACGATTACCAGCCGATGATGCTTTCTAATGTCCCTCTCATCTCTCAACACCTTACCAGATTGGAACTCGAGATGGTGGACGTGTACAGCAGTACCCTCGATTTGTCAGGTTGTCCGGCGCTGGTTCATCTCAAGATTGACGACAGCGACATAGATGGGAACATCACTTCTCCGTCCTTGCAACATCTCAGCATCAACCTCAGTTATTTTCGGACAGGCCCCTTTCGCACCCGGATCCGTACGCCTAACCTTGTTTCCCTGGAGCTAATCGATGTTATGCGTAGGGCTCCGGTACTGGTTGAAAACATGCCACTGTTAGTTTCGGCAAGTGTTATTCTTAGTTCACATTGTGTTGATTCTTGTTCTAAGAATGACTGTGGGGATTGCAATGATCTTCAGTGTTATGGTTGTCATTCTTCTGAACGTGGTGCTGATGACAGACGTGGCGAGTCTGTTCTTTTCGAAGGATTAGCAGAAGTCCAGCAGCTGGAGTTGTCAGTTGATCCTAAAGTG TTTATTGTCAACAGGGATTTCAAATTGAGCCCTACATTTAGCAAGTTAAAGACTTTGCTGCTCAGCAAATGGTGTCCCGGTATTGCTGGTGACCTCAATATATTAAGTTGCTTCCTTAAACATTCACCAATTATGGAGAAGCTCACTCTCCATCTTTCTGAG GTACCTAAAGTTCCAGTGGAAACACAAAGAAGTTACACTCCACCAGATCAACCACTTGAATGCAGCCATCTGAAGATAGTTGAGATCAGATGTGACGAAGTTGATGAGAGGGCTCAAAGGTTTTTAATATCTTGA
- the LOC141042082 gene encoding uncharacterized protein: MSCLKDVPTLRGDNYTEWRKKVDLAFVCAEVDWVVNEPQPVRPTEPVREATDDDAVWEKKKKDHAPVEMLYSIENQKSVNANKNCMAFIKNTIENAIVGSISECTSVGELLTKIKSQCTGSSKTYPTQLIKQLVIENYTGGGHGIREHILRMSNMAAKLNPMDADLGIKPALLVHLVMASLPKEFETFVVNYNMSPGTWDIEKTIAMRVQQEDRLKASHGGSLNYVKDNKKKKYNQNSKGSPSKPQGKAQHQHQQKSFPVDKDTCLHCKKSGHYKKDCPD, encoded by the coding sequence ATGAGTTGCCTAAAAGATGTTCCGACACTCAGAGGTGACAACTACACTGAGTGGAGGAAGAAAGTAGACCTAGCATTTGTCTGTGCTGAGGTGGACTGGGTTGTGAATGAACCACAGCCGGTTAGACCTACAGAGCCAGTCAGAGAGGCCACTgatgatgatgctgtgtgggagaaaaagaaaaaggatcATGCTCCAGTGGAGATGTTATATTCCATCGAAAACCAAAAGTCGGTCAATGCAAACAAAAATTGCATGGCATTTATAAAGAATACAATTGAGAACGCCATCGTGGGCTCAATTTCAGAGTGCACTTCCGTAGGGGAGTTGCTTACAAAGATAAAGAGCCAGTGCACTGGTTCTTCAAAGACTTATCCCACCCAGTTGATAAAGCAACTGGTGATAGAGAACTACACTGGCGGTGGTCACGGAATAAGAGAGCACATCCTTAGGATGAGCAACATGGCAGCAAAGCTCAATCCCATGGATGCGGATCTGGGGATCAAACCGGCGCTCCTGGTCCACCTGGTCATGGCTTCACTGCCAAAGGAGTTTGAAACCTTTGTTGTAAACTACAATATGTCACCTGGAACATGGGACATTGAAAAGACAATAGCAATGCGTGTCCAACAAGAGGACAGACTCAAAGCCTCACATGGTGGTTCACTCAACTATGTGAAGGATAACAAGAAAAAGAAATACAATCAAAATAGCAAAGGTTCTCCTTCTAAGCCACAAGGAAAGGCTCAACATCAGCATCAGCAAAAGTCTTTCCCAGTGGACAAAGACACATGTCTCCATTGTAAGAAGAGTGGGCACTATAAGAAAGATTGCCCTGATTAG
- the LOC109777933 gene encoding UPF0481 protein At3g47200-like produces MEAPCDYQLAVADYWDGRPAMEPTAWVAGLPLQMTVAAPSNSDLVVSSSGRQQLKQVDEYDHYAVQVFEQAAESLKERVEEMETKMHLFPPSMGDLADEYAAPKVVSIGPYHHGRTPALQEMESVKHAAACHFVKATGRPIQEVYWAVCTVAEEARAHYDAGRLGALGDDDFKPMMFLDGCFLLQYMQFWCRESGGDEDPDMDPSLYNAFSSIDRPILSDVVLLENQLPWVVIDALLSFLPPPGLDMETLIGRVKQTLQTRQVRYFDAPKLDHTPPHLLGLLRHHIVGSNDTKKSEPELSERAKELSVSVSAMELAEIGIEITATKATREGAELRNMGVRRSAYLTGELFLAPLSLNDANATFLVNMAALEQCTTPDFFGEDEEKSAVCSYLCLLGMVTDSEEDVQQLRKKGILQGGAGLSNRDALDLLNKLENRLRPGTHYLSTMILIQNYKTDRWKRIQFHKFHYNHRKAIFLTFSGVAGFASFLGTLKSLK; encoded by the coding sequence ATGGAGGCACCTTGCGACTATCAGCTGGCCGTGGCTGATTACTGGGACGGGAGGCCGGCCATGGAGCCAACTGCATGGGTTGCTGGCCTCCCGTTGCAGATGACAGTTGCTGCTCCTAGCAACAGCGATCTGGTGGTCAGCTCCAGCGGACGGCAGCAGCTGAAGCAGGTTGATGAATACGACCACTATGCGGTTCAAGTGTTCGAGCAAGCAGCAGAATCACTCAAGGAGAGAGTGGAGGAGATGGAGACAAAGATGCACCTGTTCCCGCCAAGCATGGGGGACCTCGCCGACGAGTACGCCGCCCCCAAGGTGGTGTCCATCGGCCCCTACCACCACGGCCGGACCCCGGCGCTCCAGGAGATGGAGAGCGTCAAGCACGCGGCCGCCTGCCACTTCGTCAAGGCCACGGGCCGCCCCATCCAGGAGGTGTACTGGGCGGTCTGCACGGTCGCAGAGGAGGCCCGCGCCCACTACGACGCCGGCAGGCTGGGGGCTCTCGGCGACGACGACTTCAAGCCGATGATGTTCCTCGACGGCTGCTTCCTGCTGCAGTACATGCAGTTTTGGTGCAGAGAGAGCGGCGGCGACGAGGACCCGGACATGGATCCGTCGCTGTACAACGCTTTCAGCTCCATCGACCGCCCCATCTTGAGTGACGTGGTGCTGCTTGAGAACCAGCTGCCATGGGTGGTGATTGACGCGCTCTTGAGCTTCTTGCCCCCGCCTGGCCTGGACATGGAGACGCTCATCGGGCGCGTGAAGCAGACTCTTCAGACCCGCCAGGTTCGTTATTTCGATGCTCCCAAGTTGGACCACACACCGCCGCATCTCCTTGGCCTCCTACGACACCACATCGTAGGAAGCAATGATACCAAGAAGTCCGAGCCGGAGCTGTCTGAAAGAGCCAAGGAGTTGTCCGTTTCCGTCAGCGCCATGGAGCTTGCAGAGATCGGCATCGAGATCACAGCCACCAAAGCTACCCGAGAGGGCGCGGAGCTAAGGAATATGGGCGTCCGTAGATCGGCGTACCTGACCGGCGAGCTCTTCTTGGCGCCACTGTCCCTCAACGATGCGAACGCGACCTTCCTGGTCAACATGGCGGCTCTGGAGCAATGCACCACCCCAGACTTTTTCGGGGAGGACGAGGAGAAGTCTGCCGTGTGCTCCTACCTCTGCCTCCTGGGCATGGTGACGGACAGCGAAGAGGATGTGCAGCAGCTGCGCAAGAAGGGCATCTTGCAGGGAGGAGCAGGGCTGAGCAACAGGGACGCGCTCGACTTGCTCAACAAGCTCGAGAACCGGCTGCGGCCCGGAACCCACTATCTGAGCACCATGATCCTCATTCAGAACTACAAGACCGATAGGTGGAAACGGATCCAGTTTCACAAGTTTCATTACAACCACCGGAAAGCCATCTTCTTGACGTTCTCCGGCGTTGCTGGATTTGCCAGTTTCCTCGGGACGCTCAAGTCGCTCAAGTAA